In Mytilus trossulus isolate FHL-02 chromosome 10, PNRI_Mtr1.1.1.hap1, whole genome shotgun sequence, the DNA window AACACATCTCCATTATTAGTTTTATGtgttctgttttgttttaagtccgtctgtaattttaaaataggcCAGTTTTTCgtcgttttttattttgtaatggtATTGTCTAATTATATCGGATATGGTTTGCGATTGCGACATTGGTATTCCTTCATTTTTATCAGATCTGCATTCAAATGCCTGCGGAATCACTAGAAATAATACACCCAATATAATACAGAGACACCACAAACGTGTGAGGAAGTCGCCCAGTGCTACCACTTCaatagttatttaaaaatattgagatttgttttgtttaaaaattataaaattataagtcCTAGACATATTAATGTGTACAAAGTACTAATTTATTCAACTGCTGTCCGATTTGTTAGATAGCAAAACCACTATCTATTAAACTAGACAACACAAGTGTTATCTTTAGAACTTAACTGACCCTTAATTGAACATTGTGTTAAACACGTTCTTTTTTTCgaaatgcagtttttttctAAGTGTTCTTATGAGTTTTACTTTAGTAATGGCGGTAAGGGGTTATGACCTTCAAACTCTTTGGGATAAAATGGAAGCGAACGAAAAAGTTACTACGAACGAGATTTCTAGACTAACTCAGGAAGTTACTAGATTGCGATCGAATGAAAACAGACAAATGGCAGAAATATCTTATCTGAAAACAGAAGTTAATAATTTAAAGTTATGGAAAGGAACAATTGAAAAACTTAGCGGTAAGTATATTCCAAATAGTTATTTTGTAATTCTGTATAGATGGCTCacatcattataaaacaatgtcTAATTGTCGAAATTGGCTGTTGGAagtgtaacaaaaaaagatttggTTTTCAAAACACCGACTTGTATAGTTCATAAATAAACCATTGTACACGGACCTTgtcaaacaaaaatttaaataacgaaatttccgaactccgaggaaaattcaaaacggtgAGTCCGTAATCATTTAGAAAAATcgaaatctcaaacacatcaaacagatTATAACAAAACATGTAACTGTAGGCTGTCAATaagaaagaatgaaaaaaaagttaggCATCAAAATATCATGTTTCACTTTTCAGAACCACAAAATCGGTTTGAAAGACTTTTGCTTTCAAACTCACATCCAGACGCTGGTGTTGCATTTTCAGCTTACAAATCTTCTTCATTTAACGCCGCATCGTTCGGAACGCATAGGGAACTTGTTTATGATAAAACAGAATGCAATGTTGGTAATGGCTATAGTACATTTACGGGAACTTTTACTGCTACAATCTCTGGAACATATGCATTCACTTGGACAACGTGCGCTGGTGGTGATAGTGGTGCCATAGGAATAGAACTAGTGATAAATAACATGGTTCATGGGATTTTGTGGACCGATTCACAAACACCTGGAGACGAGGAATGCTCGACTGGATTTATCATACGTACTCTTAATAACGGCGATGCTGTCTTCACAAGATCACAAAATAGAGCTGCCCTTCATTCCGGTACCATTCGAAGTGATGAGTTCATGAGAACAACATTCTCTGGTTGGCGTTTGTTCTAATAAATATTAACTGAAACAATCAGTTTGCTTAGTTAGTATATACTTAAAGCCATATATAATGGCTTACGATATGTAGCCTAGCCGGTGAAATGTGATAACGCTCCCCTCTATCATACGAACTAgccaataaaggcaacagtagtataccgctgttcaaaactcataaatctatggacaaaaaaaaaaaaaaatcggggtaacaaacttaaaccaagggaaacgcattaaatatattaTCACCGATGAAAAGTTTAACGTTATGGCCAAATAATTTACGCAAAATAAGTTTCATATCAGTCGACACACATGTACGTTAAAGTTATGTTTGTAGactgttgtttgtattttgctggagtttttttatgttttgccaTGTCATTGTTATTTCGCTTTTGACCTTTGAGTTTGACTATTCCATGATATCTTCCGCCTCCCACTTTATTGggatttgaataaatgtgtaacaTAGAAAAAATGTACGTGAATGCTATTAAAATGATtactttatctttatttttatttcagttataAGGGTATGTTTAGTCAGTCCATTAAACTCTTAACATATGCGATTGTTTCGTAATTTT includes these proteins:
- the LOC134688086 gene encoding caprin-2-like → MAVRGYDLQTLWDKMEANEKVTTNEISRLTQEVTRLRSNENRQMAEISYLKTEVNNLKLWKGTIEKLSEPQNRFERLLLSNSHPDAGVAFSAYKSSSFNAASFGTHRELVYDKTECNVGNGYSTFTGTFTATISGTYAFTWTTCAGGDSGAIGIELVINNMVHGILWTDSQTPGDEECSTGFIIRTLNNGDAVFTRSQNRAALHSGTIRSDEFMRTTFSGWLIRTQTDKGQRTSLTKPPKHNVGLMRFESRQM